CGGCACGCCGCCGGCGTGAAGCAACTGAAGCCCGTAGATTTTTCGCTGCTGCTCAATGTGGTGTTCACCGACCCGCAACTGGCCACGATCGGCGCCTTGGAACGCGACCTTGAGGCGCGCGGCGTGCGCTACCTCAAGGCCAGCTACCCGTTCAACGACCACGGCAAGTCCATCCTCATGGAGGCCAACTACGGCTACGTGAAGGTCCTCGCCGAACCCAAGCGCGGCCGCATCCTCGGCGCCGAGATCGTGGGCAAGGACGCCGGTGAGTTGATCCACTGTTTTTCCACGCCACTCGCCCTGCGAGCCACCGTGCGCGACATGCTCCGGGCGCCCTGGTATCATCCCACCCTCGCGGAGATCGTCACCTATCCGCTCGAGGAGATCGCCGACCAGCTGAAGGGTTGAGGCCGCCCACCAACCGGTCCTCAGGGGGCATCGCCATGTCCGCATTTCAGACCGGCCGGGCCGGCTCGCTCTTTCGGGGTGGTTTTTCGCCACCGGGCCTGCCAACCATGGGGACGCTTCATGCCTAACGGGCCCGCTCAACTTTCCCTCGTCGCCTTGGAAATGACCCTGCTTTTCGGCGGGGCCGGCTTTCTGCTCTGGCTGCTCGTCAACGCCCGCCAGCGTCAGCGCTGGCTCGGCACGAACGCCCTGACCTACTGGGAGGTTTCGATCCCCGAGTTCCTGATGGCCGCCATGCTGGTGTTCGCCGGCGGTTTCATGGTGCAGGCGGCAGTCCACTCGCTGGCCGGTCCACATCTGGCGGGCCAGGCTGACCAAGCCGGCTTGGAATTGTTTCTCTATGGCGCCGGATTCCATGGCGGCATTCTGGGCGGATGCAGCCTTTTCCCCCTGCTGCGACGCCGGCTTTATGCGGAATACGGGAGCCAGCCCCCACCCTTGCGGGCGGCACCGACTCTGGCGTGGGACCGGCTGCTGCGCTACGCCCTCGGCACCCTGCTGGTGGCGCTGCCGGTGCTGACGGTGCTCAGCCTCGGCTGGACCGCCGGCTTGCGCGCCGCCGGGTTGCCCGACCAGCCGCAGGATCTGATCGGTGTTTTTATCGAGACCCGTTCGCCGCTCGTGGTCACCGGCATGCTCCTGGTCGCCTGTGTGCTGGCGCCGCTGAGCGAGGAATTGATCTTCCGCGCCGGACTTTACCGCTTCATCCGGCAGAAGCTCGGTCGTTGGCCCGCGCTGCTGGTAAGCGGCGTTTGTTTTGGGATCCTGCACGGCAACTGGGCGGGATTTCTCCCGCTGGCGGTGCTGGGCATGTTGCTGGCGCTGGTCTATGAGGCCACCGGCTCCATCCGCGTGCCGGTGCTGGCCCACAGCCTCTTTAATCTGAACACCATCCTGATCGTGCTTTCCGGCCTGCACGACCTCAGCCCATGAGCCCGTTCACCACCCGTCGCCCGAACGCCGTCTCTGCTCTGGGTGAGCGCGCCCTTATCCGGGAAATCAGGCGCTGGCTCGGCGACGCTTCGCCGGCAGCCCCCTTTGGCATCGGCGACGACTGCGCGGTCATCCCGCCCACCCGCCGGCATCAGCTCGTCACGACCGACCCGGTCATCCACGGCCGGCACTTTGATGACAGCGTGCCGGCCCGGGCCGTGGGCGCCAAATTGCTCAAGCGCAACCTGAGCGACATCGCCGCCATGGGCGGCAAGCCGGTCGCCGCGGTGGTCTCGCTGGCGCTGGCACCGGAAACGAGCACCGCGTGGCTGCGCGATTTCTATCTGGGGCTCGCCGCCATGGCCCGGAAGTTCGCCGTGAAGATCGTGGGCGGCGACATCACCCAGGCCCCCGCTGGTTTCTTCGGCGCCTTTCTCACCCTCCACGGGGAATCGGCCGGCAACCGGGTCGTCACGCGCACCGGCGCGCGCCGCGGCGATCACCTGTTCGTCACCGGCCGACTCGGCGGCAGCCTGCTCGGTCACCATTTCAAATTCACGCCCCGGCTGGCCGAAGGCGCCTGGCTGGCGGGACGGAGTGAGGTTGCTGCCATGATGGATGTGAGCGACGGGATCGCCAACGACCTCGACGCGCTGACTCCGAGCCACCTCGTGGTGGCGTTGGACGAACGCTCCATTCCCCTCAGCCCCGCCGCCCGGCTCAGTGCGCGTCGTTCCGGCCGGTCCCCGCTGGCTCATGCTCTCTCCGATGGTGAAGATTACGAACTGCTGGTCGTGGTGAAGGCCCGCACCGATCCCGCCCGCCTGCACCGCGACTGGCACCGGCGCTTTCCTCGCCTGCCCCTCAGCCGGATCGGATGTTTCGAGCTGGTTGGGCGGCGCCCGTCCGGTGCACTGGATCTCACTTCCCTGCGTGGCTATGAACATCTGCGATAAACTTCGTCCCGGTCTCGTGACCGGCTCGGCCGGGGAAACCCGCCGGGTTGCGACGGAACTCGCGAACGCTCTACCTCCCGACACCGTGCTTGCGCTGCACGGCGACATGGGCGTGGGGAAAACCACCTTTGTGCAGGGCCTCGCGCAGGGTCTCGGCGTCAAGGAGCAGGTAACCAGTCCGACTTTCGCGATCTACTCGGTTTACGCAGGGACGCGCGCCAAGCTCGTCCATCTCGACGCCTACCGGCTGGAGAACGAACGCCAGCTGGAGGAGCTGTTGCTCGAGGAGTTCCTGACCAGCCCGTGGTGCCTCGCCGTCGAGTGGCCGGAGAAGACCGGCGCCTGGCTGCCGGCGAATGCGTGGCACCTCACCCTGTCCATCGTGGACGGCGACCGGCATTCGGTGCGGTTGCACTAAAAAGCCCGCTCTCGCGAGCGGGCTTGAAATCAGGCCAGGCCTTCCGGCTTGGGTTCCTCAGTGGGAGCGGGTTCCGGCTCGGCGGGAGCAGCCTCGGGGGCCGCTTGCTCGGCGGCGGGAGCCGCGGCCACGGCCGGATGCGCCTCGGGGAAGTCCACCGGGTCGTGCTCTTCCTCACCCGCCTCGGCCTTTTTGGCAGCCTGCGGCGCCATAACCGGCGGGGCGAAGAGTTTGCCGTCGGAGAACTCGGTGACGTATCCCTCCATCACGAGCCAGCGCAGGTCGTTGCTCATCTTGCGCAGCTTTTCCGACTGCTCGGGCGGCATCGCCGCAAACGGCGACTGGGAGGCGCTGGCTCCCTCGGCGGGAGCGGCCGGCGCCGCGGGCGCGGACGGAATCTCGATGCCGAGGAAGGCCTTGGGCAGGTCCTTCACATGCACCATCGGATGCTTTTCGATGAAGTCGATCAGCGTACCGATGCTCTCGGAGAATACCTGGCCGGGGACGCGGAAGCGGCGCTTGACCGCACAGACGTAGGAAACGCCGCGCGATCCCTTCTTGAAGATCGTGAAGCCCTCGCGACGGAGGCGGCCCCGCAGGGCGTTAGCCGTATCGAGAGGGAAGCGGCGCTGGCGCTCAATATGGCCCTCCAGCGCGCGACGAATTTCGCCGGGGGGAAGCTTTTCCAAGTTTTTGCCGTGGAAGCGGACGGTTTCAACCGTGCGCACCATGCGCTCGCGCGCGTGGGTGAGCAGGTGCAGACGCGCATCCTCCAGGCTGTCAAACGTGATGGCCGGAGTGGCGGGCGCGACTTCCGCGGCCGCGGGAGCAGCTTCCGCGGCAACCGCAGTGGCCTCGACCGGAGCTTCTGCCGGAGCAGAGGTCTCGGCGGAATTTTCGGTAGCGGCTGGAACCTCCATCGGCGGCTTGGTGGAGGTGCGGGCGACCGGAGGCTTCCAGGTGTAGCGGGTGGCCTTCTTCATTTTCTCCTGCCAGGCGGCGACCACCTCGGGCTCGCGCACCGACACGACGCTGTCGCGGAAGCGGTCAAACGACATGCCCTTGATCTTGGCGGCGTAGTGCTGCTGGAGAATCTGCTGGTAACGGTGATAATTCGGCGGCCCGAGCAGTTCACCGGTCACGCCGCACTTGTTGATGATCGGGTAGCTGCCCTTGGGCGCCTCGACCTCGACTTCCTGCATCTCGAAGAAGGCTCCGAGATTGTTATTAATGGCGTGCTGGATCGCGGCGTCCTCCGTGTCGAACGGCAGATGGTCGGGCATCGACATGTAGAGCGGCGCCGGCTTCGCGGCCGGCTGGCCCTCGGACGAGGCCGGCTTCGTGCGCTGGATGACGACCACGAAGCGGTCATTTTTCTCCAGCACCGCCTTGGTGATCTCGAACAGCTGGAAAGTGCGGCAAGAGGCGCGCACGGCCTTCACGATCGCGGCGAACCCCGTGTCTTCCGGGTAGCAGGTCGCGGAGAAAAACGGACTGATATAGGGCGCGCGATCAAACGGCTGGCCGCCGCCCTCGCGGCGTTCGCCACCGTCCCTGCGATCACCACCACGAAAATCACGGCGCGGCGCACCGGGGCCGCGTTCGAAACGGCGGCGTTCGCCGCCCGGGCCGCCCTGAGGCTGGGCCCCACCTTCACCGGCCGGCCCCGAGGGCGCAGCTCCCGGACCACCGGTCGGCGCTCCCGCGGGCTTGCGGAAACCGCGACGATCGCGCGGCGCACCGGCCGGACCGGCGCCGCCACCACCGCCTTCGCGACGGTCACGCCGGTCGCGACGATCCCCGCGGTCATCGCGCTCAAAATCGCGCTCACGGCGGCCGGGGGAGACGGGCTTCACCTCGGTCCATTGGGTACCGAAGTTGAAGGACTGCAACTGGCTGAGGTCGATTTTGTTCAACCCCGGCTCGTTGGGTTCATTGGCAGGCTTGTTATCGTCCATGAAAGGGCGGAAGAACGGGCGTGGTTACCCGGTGTCGATGCTTGGTTTAGGTCGGGAAGTTCCGTTGTTGGCGGTCAAGCCAACGGAACCGGAGTGTGCTCCCAGAAGAAAGTGCTACGCAAGCGCATTTCGGGGCTTTACAAGACTTCGCGGATTTACCTAAGTCACCGCTCCCATCGTTGGAACGCTCGGGTGGTGGAATTGGTAGACACACACGTTTGAGGTGCGTGTGCCGTAAGGCGTGCAGGTTCGAGTCCTGTCCCGAGCACCAGCTTTCGCTCCTCCGAAGCCGCAGACAGAGTCTTGATAACGACAATCTGGCGGAATTCTCCGCGGGAACTGTCGTCCGCTATGACGAATTGGCTCCCCAACGCATTTGACCGCAGGGGCTTTTTGCGGAAGATTCCGCCTCCGACCCGCAAGCCATGACGCCCCCCGCCATCAAACAGGCCCTCCTGGAATCCTACGCCCTGGGTGGCGGCATCAACCACCTCGACGGGGCCAACCTGCCCTCGCAGGACCGCGTCACCGAACTCGCGCGTGATTTGATGCACCTGCTTTTCCCCGGCTTCTTCGAAGACACGGGGCTGACCCAGGCCGATGCGCCCGGCTGGCTCGACAAATTGCTGGAGAAGATCGATTCCCGGATGGTCATCGAGGTCGAGAAATGCCTGCGCTTCGCCAAGGACCCCGATCCGAAGGCCAACGCGGCGCGCCTGACCACGCAGTTTCTGAGCACTTTGCCCGAGGTGCGCCGTCTGGTGCAAACCGACGTCGCCGCCGCCTACTCCGGCGACCCCGCCGCCCGCAGCACCGACGAGATCATCCTCGCCT
This DNA window, taken from Oleiharenicola lentus, encodes the following:
- a CDS encoding CPBP family intramembrane glutamic endopeptidase, producing MPNGPAQLSLVALEMTLLFGGAGFLLWLLVNARQRQRWLGTNALTYWEVSIPEFLMAAMLVFAGGFMVQAAVHSLAGPHLAGQADQAGLELFLYGAGFHGGILGGCSLFPLLRRRLYAEYGSQPPPLRAAPTLAWDRLLRYALGTLLVALPVLTVLSLGWTAGLRAAGLPDQPQDLIGVFIETRSPLVVTGMLLVACVLAPLSEELIFRAGLYRFIRQKLGRWPALLVSGVCFGILHGNWAGFLPLAVLGMLLALVYEATGSIRVPVLAHSLFNLNTILIVLSGLHDLSP
- the thiL gene encoding thiamine-phosphate kinase — translated: MSPFTTRRPNAVSALGERALIREIRRWLGDASPAAPFGIGDDCAVIPPTRRHQLVTTDPVIHGRHFDDSVPARAVGAKLLKRNLSDIAAMGGKPVAAVVSLALAPETSTAWLRDFYLGLAAMARKFAVKIVGGDITQAPAGFFGAFLTLHGESAGNRVVTRTGARRGDHLFVTGRLGGSLLGHHFKFTPRLAEGAWLAGRSEVAAMMDVSDGIANDLDALTPSHLVVALDERSIPLSPAARLSARRSGRSPLAHALSDGEDYELLVVVKARTDPARLHRDWHRRFPRLPLSRIGCFELVGRRPSGALDLTSLRGYEHLR
- the tsaE gene encoding tRNA (adenosine(37)-N6)-threonylcarbamoyltransferase complex ATPase subunit type 1 TsaE, encoding MNICDKLRPGLVTGSAGETRRVATELANALPPDTVLALHGDMGVGKTTFVQGLAQGLGVKEQVTSPTFAIYSVYAGTRAKLVHLDAYRLENERQLEELLLEEFLTSPWCLAVEWPEKTGAWLPANAWHLTLSIVDGDRHSVRLH